A genomic region of Zygotorulaspora mrakii chromosome 7, complete sequence contains the following coding sequences:
- the OPT1 gene encoding oligopeptide transporter OPT1, whose protein sequence is MPVISGSTYDNTQKRYNVTKVLNPDFSINLEKYREYSPVFVPFSYLLSYALNFAAVIAVFVHCFLYHGKDIYHKLRNKNFGGIDIHRRIYLQNYKDTPEWWYGVLQIVTLGLGFVTVTRFSTGLPAWAFVVALLVAFANFVPQGILEAFTNQHVGLNIITELICGYMLPLKPMANLLFKLYGFIVMRQGLNLSRDLKLALYMKVPPRLIFFVQIYATLISGLVNVGVQEWMRSNIKDICTTTQSNGFTCPNGRTVFNASIIWSLPRYLFNTGRIYNPLMWFFLIGLISPLIVFALQRKFPRVKVFKNIHTPVFFTGPGNIPPSTPYNYSLFFALSFVLHRIKKRWPLWFNKYNFVMGAGVEAGVAISVTVIFLCVQYPGGSLSWWGNNVWKNTYDYQSKRYYVLPENETFGYDNWW, encoded by the coding sequence ATGCCTGTTATCTCTGGATCTACCTATGACAATACTCAGAAAAGGTACAATGTTACGAAAGTGCTAAACCCGGACTTTTCAATCAATCTAGAGAAGTATAGAGAATATTCACCAGTTTTTGTTCCATTTTCCTACCTATTATCTTatgctttgaattttgcCGCAGTCATTGCTGTTTTTGTTCATTGTTTTTTGTACCATGGTAAAGATATTTATCATAAACTGAGAAACAAGAACTTCGGTGGTATCGATATTCACAGAAGAATTTATCTGCAGAACTATAAGGATACGCCCGAATGGTGGTACGGTGTACTTCAAATTGTAACTTTGGGCCTAGGATTTGTCACAGTGACAAGATTCTCAACTGGGTTGCCAGCATGGGCCTTCGTTGTCGCGCTGCTGGTTGCCTTCGCTAATTTTGTTCCTCAAGGAATTTTAGAAGCTTTCACAAATCAGCATGTGGGTTTAAATATCATTACTGAGTTAATTTGCGGCTATATGTTACCTTTGAAACCAATGGCCAATCtgcttttcaaactttACGGGTTTATCGTTATGAGACAAggtttgaatttgagtAGAGATTTGAAGCTGGCCCTTTACATGAAGGTTCCACCTcgtttgatttttttcgttcAAATATACGCAACTTTGATATCTGGACTGGTTAATGTCGGTGTACAGGAATGGATGAGATCAAACATCAAGGATATTTGCACTACAACTCAATCAAACGGTTTTACATGCCCAAATGGTCGTACAGTATTCAATGCTTCTATAATTTGGTCTTTACCAAGATATCTCTTTAATACAGGCAGAATATACAACCCATTAATGTGGTTTTTTCTAATTGGCTTAATCTCACCACTAATTGTTTTTGCGTTGCAGCGGAAATTCCCTAGAGTCAAGGTGTTTAAAAATATCCATACACCTGTGTTCTTCACTGGTCCTGGCAATATTCCTCCAAGCACACCTTACAATTACTCGTTGTTTTTTGCATTATCATTTGTGCTTCATCgaatcaagaaaagatggCCATTATGGTTCAACAAGTATAATTTTGTTATGGGTGCCGGTGTCGAAGCGGGAGTTGCAATTTCAGTCACGGTCATTTTCCTATGTGTTCAATACCCAGGTGGCAGCTTAAGTTGGTGGGGTAACAACGTATGGAAAAATACCTATGATTATCAAAGTAAGAGATACTATGTTTTGCCTGAGAATGAAACGTTTGGGTACGATAATTGGTGGTAG